From a single Capsicum annuum cultivar UCD-10X-F1 unplaced genomic scaffold, UCD10Xv1.1 ctg80732, whole genome shotgun sequence genomic region:
- the LOC107862315 gene encoding protein NRT1/ PTR FAMILY 5.6 encodes MRKARKRWFKHVKRGTKPSPILYIFNVVKAANLKRHLDYPVSPSQLFKNYSKSDTQILPHIPFLRWLDRAGIVEPSPPCPASTEQAETAGRLFEVAKVRDVKRLISMFPLWSSFFVYSLVEATASTFFYVQAEFMDDHLGKISHVPIVVFVIIKTSTSSIVEIICELLKRKGSAPRRPPLYRVVLGMLCSFFCCLTAWRVEVYRRGELEVWLDDYNTEQYTNKISFVLANTSILLGWPYGWTFVEWAPRFL; translated from the exons AGGAACAAAACCTAGCCCTATTCTTTACATTTTCAACGTTGTTAAAGCAGCAAACTTAAAGAGACATCTCGATTATCCAGTTTCTCCTAGTCAGTTGTTCAAGAATTACAGTAAAAGTGACACACAGATTCTTCCTCATATTCCATTCCTCAG ATGGTTGGACAGAGCCGGGATTGTGGAGCCATCACCTCCTTGTCCAGCATCAACAGAGCAAGCGGAAACTGCAGGCAGACTTTTTGAGGTAGCAAAGGTGAGGGATGTGAAGCGTTTGATAAGTATGTTTCCTCTTTGGTCGAGTTTTTTTGTATACAGTCTCGTAGAGGCTACAGCAAGCACATTCTTTTACGTACAAGCTGAATTCATGGATGACCATCTTGGGAAGATATCCCACGTCCCAATAGTAGTTTTTGTTATCATCAAGACCTCTACAAGTTCCATTGTAGAAATCATATGTGAATTGCTCAAGAGAAAAGGAAGTGCACCACGACGTCCTCCACTGTATAGAGTTGTACTTGGAATGTTGTGTTCTTTCTTTTGTTGTCTAACTGCTTGGCGGGTCGAAGTTTACAGGCGTGGTGAACTGGAAGTATGGTTGGACGACTATAACACCGAGCAGTAcactaataaaattagttttgtTTTGGCTAACACCTCAATTCTTCTTGGTTGGCCTTATGGATGGACTTTCGTCGAGTGGGCTCCAAGATTTCTTTGA